A single genomic interval of Sphingobacteriales bacterium harbors:
- a CDS encoding nicotinamidase: protein MRKQNALLIIDAQYDFCHPNGTLYVPGADKDMVRLQQFILNNHQNLDHICVTLDSHPVNDISHPSFWMDKNGQFPAPFTQITLSDIEAGIWAPRFSPIEATKYVADLEAQGEFPHFIWPEHCLIGSKGASLDDQLMEALKVWTRPGKWYQAVTKGTYPLTEHFGIFMAQVPVADRPETQLNQALIKTLETYQTVYLAGEAKSHCVATSLKQAMQYAPQLANKLVILEDIMSDVPGLGHLGQPIYAQAQSRNIRFAKSTDVVL, encoded by the coding sequence ATGCGCAAACAAAATGCCCTTTTAATTATTGATGCCCAGTACGATTTTTGCCACCCCAACGGCACTTTATATGTGCCCGGTGCCGACAAAGACATGGTGCGCCTTCAACAGTTTATTTTAAACAACCACCAAAACTTAGACCATATATGCGTTACCTTAGACTCGCATCCGGTAAACGATATTTCGCACCCTTCGTTTTGGATGGATAAAAACGGGCAATTCCCTGCTCCGTTTACCCAAATTACCTTATCTGACATTGAAGCTGGAATTTGGGCGCCGCGATTTTCGCCGATTGAAGCCACTAAATACGTGGCCGATTTGGAAGCCCAAGGCGAGTTTCCGCATTTTATTTGGCCAGAGCATTGTTTGATTGGCTCGAAAGGAGCATCGTTAGATGACCAGTTAATGGAAGCTTTAAAAGTTTGGACCCGGCCCGGCAAATGGTATCAAGCTGTAACCAAAGGCACCTACCCGTTAACCGAACATTTTGGTATTTTTATGGCTCAAGTACCCGTTGCCGACCGCCCCGAAACCCAATTAAACCAAGCCCTGATTAAAACTTTAGAAACCTACCAAACCGTTTATTTGGCTGGCGAGGCTAAATCGCATTGCGTTGCCACAAGTTTAAAGCAAGCGATGCAATATGCACCACAATTAGCCAATAAATTGGTTATTTTAGAAGATATTATGAGCGATGTTCCGGGTTTGGGGCACCTTGGGCAGCCTATTTACGCCCAAGCACAAAGCCGCAATATACGTTTTGCCAAAAGTACCGATGTGGTTTTGTAA
- a CDS encoding VWA domain-containing protein: MNNPFSDIDFNMSFHNFNPDEIQTDETINCVFIVDVSPSVSSYIKDLNLAFADFIASLQNSHLAHSLLVSVLEFNENVKPRTGFQPIQHIKNMQFTPSGGGTALYDASLAGLKNALSYRNTLLTSGVQTKTLIFIITDGEDNSSSCTAAEVKKQLDAVMANEQNAYSVSTVLFGVGSAANFRRAQQEMGINHLATVGTSGADIKKMIGFISRSISSTAGNQALVF; the protein is encoded by the coding sequence ATGAATAATCCTTTTTCAGACATTGACTTTAATATGTCGTTCCATAATTTTAATCCGGATGAAATACAAACCGACGAAACTATAAATTGTGTTTTTATTGTTGACGTTTCCCCTTCGGTAAGTTCTTATATTAAAGATCTTAATTTGGCTTTTGCCGATTTTATTGCCAGTCTGCAAAATTCACATTTAGCACACTCGTTATTGGTTTCGGTGCTTGAATTTAACGAAAATGTAAAGCCCCGCACCGGATTTCAACCCATACAGCACATAAAAAACATGCAATTTACCCCATCTGGCGGGGGCACCGCCCTATACGATGCCAGTTTGGCCGGACTTAAAAATGCCCTTAGCTACCGCAACACCTTGCTAACATCGGGCGTACAAACCAAAACTTTGATTTTTATTATTACAGACGGCGAAGACAACAGTTCGAGCTGTACTGCTGCCGAGGTAAAAAAACAGTTGGATGCCGTTATGGCTAACGAGCAAAATGCCTATTCGGTTTCGACGGTATTATTTGGGGTAGGCTCGGCGGCTAATTTTCGAAGGGCACAGCAAGAGATGGGCATTAACCATTTGGCAACAGTTGGCACATCGGGCGCTGATATAAAAAAGATGATAGGTTTTATTAGTCGCTCTATATCAAGTACTGCCGGCAACCAAGCCTTAGTGTTTTAG
- a CDS encoding protein phosphatase 2C domain-containing protein produces the protein MKIYSAIKRGYLHAQTCDDYACHYTTANGLVVGMVADGCSSGEDSFFVSALYGKIISMLAAKLPAHLHHPNEAGDWLLNAFVSICRQQAQQLQLTTHQQLATLLLMVVCPLQKQAWVNVLGDGVLACNDQIYTIDHNNEPDYLAYHLTQAKQSPQNKLQNYLAKQVYQFDAVNTLSIATDGLTTFNVLPTNTNKTIFDTTIIEDKQPKILSNDAPPYLLFDKTMAIHQGMLKRKLLRLETQFALVPLDDLAILRVDLDN, from the coding sequence ATGAAAATATATAGCGCCATAAAACGCGGTTACTTACACGCCCAAACCTGCGATGACTATGCTTGCCATTATACAACTGCCAATGGCTTAGTAGTTGGCATGGTTGCCGATGGCTGCTCAAGTGGCGAGGACTCTTTTTTTGTATCGGCTTTGTATGGAAAAATAATTAGTATGCTGGCGGCAAAATTGCCTGCCCATTTACACCACCCTAACGAGGCTGGCGATTGGTTACTAAACGCATTTGTATCTATTTGCCGGCAACAGGCACAACAATTACAACTTACAACCCACCAACAATTAGCTACCTTGCTGTTAATGGTTGTTTGCCCTTTGCAAAAACAAGCTTGGGTAAATGTGTTGGGCGATGGCGTACTTGCTTGTAATGACCAAATTTACACTATTGACCATAATAATGAGCCCGACTATTTAGCCTACCACTTAACACAAGCTAAGCAAAGCCCACAAAATAAACTACAAAATTACCTTGCCAAACAAGTTTACCAATTTGATGCGGTAAATACCCTAAGCATTGCCACCGATGGGCTTACTACTTTTAATGTTTTACCCACAAATACCAACAAAACAATTTTTGATACCACCATAATAGAAGACAAGCAACCTAAAATTTTATCAAATGATGCCCCTCCATATTTATTATTCGATAAAACCATGGCCATTCACCAAGGCATGTTAAAACGCAAACTGTTGCGTTTAGAAACCCAGTTTGCCCTTGTACCCTTAGACGACTTGGCCATCCTGCGCGTAGATTTGGATAACTAA